Proteins from one Syngnathoides biaculeatus isolate LvHL_M chromosome 8, ASM1980259v1, whole genome shotgun sequence genomic window:
- the fkrp gene encoding fukutin-related protein, whose protein sequence is MRITLCQGVLTGAIILNLLILYYVSRAQQQMMEKRKEHGRSTRRAALPASALVGAIAGLVGPGVEPRGAGMGSINRSPRVTVLLREFENFENYVGDVANSFLSQRPELPFLVVADTPPYPPLVLPDSSRLLVLSPSPDQPPQAHRPEFHVQTEFVLLVPDGVELEPPRAIERLIKELEGEGGGPVRLVASPVLARSAVECLHLRVNLREWTATYSTAVSGSSGSVCTALQGDAVVLIHTEDLFNLSVPLGRPLFPSLFIQTTLRGWKVKLLESPCFSANHRPLFSSAHNQWKADTRLKESTGKLMRSFGLKRILLPEGKEQWHGCSKETPRCFSTVQDDTPDYLYLDRWTPPCCLRALRETTKYVINILESSGVRYWLEGGTLLGAVRHQDIIPWDYDVDLGIYLEDVPNCDHLKNLDSGSLVDANGYVWERAVEGDFYRVQYSEANHLHVDLWPFYSRNGIMTKDTWTEHKQDVEFPEHFLQPLVPMLFAGINAYGPNNYRAFLELKFGEGVVENPEYPNPVKKRLDRAKL, encoded by the coding sequence ATGCGGATCACTTTATGCCAAGGCGTGTTAACCGGGGCCATCATCCTCAACCTCCTCATCCTCTACTATGTGTCCCGGGCCCAGCAGCAAATGATGGAGAAGAGGAAGGAACACGGCAGGTCCACTAGGAGGGCTGCTTTACCCGCCTCCGCTCTGGTGGGAGCCATAGCGGGACTCGTCGGCCCTGGAGTTGAGCCCAGAGGGGCAGGGATGGGGTCAATTAATCGTAGCCCACGCGTGACCGTGCTCCTCCGGGAGTTTGAAAACTTTGAGAATTATGTAGGGGATGTTGCCAATTCATTCCTGAGCCAAAGACCAGAGCTTCCCTTCCTGGTTGTAGCTGACACGCCTCCATACCCGCCACTGGTCCTCCCTGACAGTTCTCGCCTCCTAGTGCTTTCCCCAAGCCCGGACCAGCCTCCGCAAGCACACAGGCCAGAGTTTCACGTCCAAACAGAGTTTGTGCTTCTCGTACCGGACGGGGTGGAGTTGGAGCCCCCTCGAGCGATTGAGAGGCTGATAAAGGAGTTGGAAGGCGAGGGTGGTGGTCCAGTGAGGTTGGTAGCTTCACCCGTGCTGGCTCGATCTGCCGTGGAGTGTCTCCACCTGCGGGTGAACCTCCGCGAGTGGACGGCCACTTATTCTACCGCCGTGTCCGGGAGCAGCGGCAGCGTGTGCACGGCTTTGCAAGGCGACGCCGTGGTGCTTATCCACACAGAGGATCTATTTAATCTTTCTGTGCCGTTAGGCCGGCCCCTTTTCCCCTCGCTCTTCATCCAGACCACGCTGAGGGGCTGGAAGGTAAAGCTCCTGGAGAGCCCATGTTTTTCCGCCAACCACCGGCCCCTCTTCAGCTCAGCTCACAACCAGTGGAAGGCAGACACTCGCCTGAAGGAGTCCACGGGGAAGCTGATGAGGAGCTTCGGTCTGAAGCGTATCCTGCTGCCCGAGGGGAAGGAGCAGTGGCACGGCTGTAGCAAGGAGACACCTCGCTGCTTTAGCACGGTGCAGGACGACACGCCGGACTATCTCTATCTGGATCGTTGGACCCCGCCGTGTTGTCTGCGCGCTCTCCGAGAAACCACCAAGTATGTGATCAACATCCTGGAGAGCTCCGGGGTGCGCTATTGGCTCGAAGGCGGGACTTTGCTGGGTGCTGTCCGACACCAGGACATCATCCCGTGGGATTATGATGTGGACCTGGGAATCTACCTGGAGGACGTACCCAACTGCGATCACTTGAAGAACCTGGACTCGGGCTCACTGGTAGACGCCAACGGGTATGTGTGGGAACGTGCAGTGGAGGGTGATTTCTACAGGGTGCAATACAGCGAGGCCAACCACCTCCACGTGGACCTGTGGCCTTTCTACTCCCGCAACGGGATCATGACTAAAGACACTTGGACCGAGCACAAGCAGGACGTGGAGTTTCCTGAGCATTTTCTGCAGCCGCTCGTGCCCATGCTCTTCGCTGGCATCAATGCCTATGGGCCGAATAACTACCGCGCCTTCTTGGAGCTAAAATTTGGAGAGGGGGTTGTCGAGAACCCTGAGTACCCCAACCCTGTCAAGAAAAGACTGGACCGGGCGAAATTATGA
- the slc1a5 gene encoding neutral amino acid transporter B(0), whose protein sequence is MAEKVEEVKSYNDGEDPLANGSSRSGGRSAEPLSRRVRRIVEANLLVILTVAGVIIGVFIGLGVRNVELSRTQVIYIGFPGELLIRLLKMIIIPLVVCSLVSGAASIDPKALGKLGGWAMLFFLVTTLIASSIGVVMAFIIKPGSVTLTKPQVAGLDDGVPEPKEVIDSFLDLIRNIFPSNLVSAAFQSYATSYKLVSTNGTNGIPNITVEKVPFGTDQDGMNILGLVVFAIVFGVALRKLGEEGEILIKFFNSFNEATMVLVSWIMWYAPLGIMFLVAGKIVEMEDVGTLFASLGKYITCCIVGHCIHGLIVLPAIYFIITRKNPYTFLWGIFTALTTAFGTASSSATLPLMMKCVEENNGISKQISRFILPIGATVNMDGAACFQCVAAVFIAQLNDYSLNFIQVITILVTATASSVGAAGIPAGGVLTLAIILEAVSLPTNDISLILAVDWLVDRTCTVLNVEGDAFGAGLLQFFVDRTSKREEGAELGEVVPVTLAPEHSPLIEIKSKGQNDNNKNTHQDTESVM, encoded by the exons ATGGCCGAAAAGGTGGAGGAGGTCAAATCGTACAACGACGGCGAGGACCCGCTGGCCAACGGCTCGTCCCGCAGCGGCGGCCGGTCCGCGGAGCCTCTCTCCCGGCGCGTGAGGCGGATAGTGGAGGCCAACCTTCTGGTGATCCTCACCGTGGCCGGCGTCATCATTGGCGTCTTCATCGGTCTCGGCGTCCGTAACGTGGAGCTCTCCCGCACCCAAGTCATCTACATCGGTTTCCCCGGTGAGTTGCTCATCCGCCTCCTCAAGATGATCATCATCCCCTTGGTGGTGTGCAGTCTGGTGTCTGGGGCGGCCAGTATCGACCCCAAAGCCTTGGGCAAGCTGGGCGGATGGGCCATGCTCTTCTTCCTCGTGACCACGTTGATCGCCTCGTCCATCGGGGTTGTGATGGCCTTCATCATCAAACCGGGTTCGGTGACGCTGACCAAACCTCAAGTGGCCGGTTTGGATGACGGCGTGCCGGAACCCAAAGAGGTCATCGATTCCTTTTTAGACTTGATTAG GAACATCTTTCCCTCCAACTTGGTGTCTGCTGCCTTTCAGTCT TACGCGACAAGCTACAAGCTGGTGAGCACAAATGGCACAAATGGCATCCCAAACATCACGGTGGAGAAG gttcCCTTTGGAACCGACCAGGATGGGATGAATATTCTGGGCCTGGTGGTGTTCGCTATCGTGTTTGGTGTGGCCTTGAGAAAGTTGGGGGAGGAAGGCGAGATCTTGATTAAGTTCTTCAACTCCTTCAATGAAGCCACCATGGTGTTGGTGTCCTGGATCATGTG GTATGCCCCCTTAGGTATTATGTTTCTTGTTGCTGGCAAGATTGTTGAGATGGAGGACGTCGGCACGCTTTTCGCAAGCCTGGGAAAGTACATAACGTGCTGCATTGTTGGGCACTGCATCCATGGCCTCATTGTGTTGCCTGCGATCTACTTCATCATCACGAGGAAGAACCCGTACACCTTCCTGTGGGGAATATTCACAGCTCTGACCACCGCCTTTGGAACGGCCTCCAG CTCCGCCACACTCCCCCTGATGATGAAGTGTGTGGAGGAAAATAACGGTATCTCCAAGCAGATCAGCCGCTTCATTCTTCCCATTGGTGCCACGGTCAACATGGACGGAGCCGCGTGCTTTCAGTGCGTGGCTGCCGTTTTCATCGCCCAGCTGAACGACTATTCCCTCAACTTCATCCAAGTCATTACCATCCT CGTGACTGCCACGGCTTCAAGTGTTGGTGCCGCAGGAATACCCGCTGGTGGGGTGTTGACTCTCGCTATCATCCTGGAGGCAGTCAGTTTACCCACCAACGATATCTCCCTCATCTTGGCAGTTGACTGGCTGGT tgACCGTACATGCACAGTACTGAACGTTGAGGGCGATGCCTTCGGAGCAGGACTCTTGCAGTTCTTCGTAGACCGTACCTCCAAACGAGAGGAAGGAGCAGAGTTGGGCGAGGTCGTACCTGTCACGCTTGCCCCTGAACATTCTCCGCTCATTGAGATAAAAAGTAAAGGACAAAAtgataacaacaaaaatacacaccagGATACAGAATCTGTCATGTAA